In Gammaproteobacteria bacterium, the DNA window AAGTCTGCTTCCTGGATTTCCGGCGCGCGCTGTGGGCGAAGTCGCCCTTGAGCCGCTTCGCTCCAGAGCCGATAACAGGTTCCCGGTCCCAGCCGACCGGCGCGGCCAGCGCGTTGTTCCGCAGCATCGGCGGATACCCGTACGGTGGCCAGGCGCGTCAACCCACTGCGCGGGTCAAAGCGCGGGACACGAGTCCAGCCGGCATCCACCACCACGCTAACCCCTTCAATGGTCAAACTGGTTTCGGCAATCGGGGTTGCGAGAACGACCTTGCGTCGGCCAGCGGGTTCCGGTTGCAAGGCGCGTTGCTGTGCGTCTCCCGGCAAATCCCCATACAATGGAATCAGCGCCAGCCCGCTGCAAACCGGTTCGATTTCCAGCCGCCGTAGAACCTGGCGAATCTCACCGCCACCGGGCAAGAATACCAGTACATCGCCCGCGTGTTGCGCCAGGGCGTTCAAGATGCCGCGAACCACAACCGTGAGATCGAGACCGTCGGGATCGCGTGGCAGATAGCGCCGGTCTACCGGCCAGGCGCGACCCTCGCTGGTCATGATCGGCGCGTCACCCAACAGCCGGGCTACCGCCGCGCCGTCCAGAGTTGCGGACATCACTAACAACCGCAGGTCTTCCCTGAATCCCTGCTGACTGTCCAGGCACAGCGCCAGCGCCAGATCAGCGTGCAGGCTGCGTTCATGGAATTCGTCGAAGATCACCAGCCCCACGCCCTCCAGCGCCGGATCGCGTTGCAGACGGCGGGTCAGAATACCCTCGGTCAATACTTCGATGCGGGTATGGCGTGAAATCTGGTGGTCAAAGCGGATGCGGTAGCCCACCGTTTGGCCAACCGGCTCATCCAGCAGTGCGGCCATGCGCGCCGCCGCTGCCCGCGCAGCAAGCCGGCGCGGCTCCAGCAACAGGATGCGACGGCCCGCCAGCCAGGATTCGTCGCGCAGCGCCAGCGGTATGCGGGTCGTCTTGCCTGCGCCCGGCGGGGCTTGCAACACCAAAGCGGTTGCCTTCCGCAGCGCAACGCGCAGCGCCGGAATCACCGGTTCGATCGGCAATGAAGCGATCGGTTCGCCCATGACGCCCAAACCAGCGGTTCAGGTCAATGCCCACGACGGCGCAGGTATGGAGCTTGAGCCGGTCGCGGTATTGATTCTGCAAGACAATGAATGGACTTTCTCACCTGCCTCCCATCCCCCGCCACCGGGCGTTTCGATCACGAATACATCTCCGGGTTGCATCGCCGCTTGCGCCGTACCGGGTAGAACCTCGACTGCGCCATCAACCCGCTCCACGGTGTTGCGCCCAACCTGGCCCGGTTCGCCGCCGTTTAATCCATAGGGCGCGATCCGCCGATGGCCGGATAAAATCGCGGCGGTCATCGGCTCCAGAAAGCGGATGCGGCGCACGACCCCATCCCCACCACGCCAGCGACCAGCACCGCCGCTACCCCGGCGAATGCTGAACGCCTCCAGGCGCACCGGAAACCGCCATTCCAGCACTTCCGGGTCAGTCAGCCGCGAGTTGGTCATGTGGGTTTGCACCGCTGAAGCGCCGGTAAAGCCCGGTCCCGCGCCCGCACCGCCGCAGATTGTTTCGTAATACTGATAGCGGTCGTTGCCGAAGGTGAAATTGTTCATCGTTCCCTGCGCAGCGGCCATCACGCCCAGCGCTCCATACAGCGCGTCGACGATACATTGCGAGGTTTCCACATTGCCAGCGACCACCGCCGCCGGGGGACGTGGATCGAGCAGCGAGCCTGCCGGTATGATCAACTCCAGTGGACGCAGGCACCCGGCGTTTAGTGGAATTTCGTCGTCGACCAAAGTACGGAACACATACAGCACCGCCGCTATGCACACCGCGCGCGGGGCGTTGAAGTTGCTGGTCTGTTGCGGTGATGTCCCGGTGAAGTCGATCCGGGCCGAACGCGCTTCCCGGTTCAGGGTGATGGCGACGCGAATTACCGCGCCGTTATCCATTTCACAGGTAAATGCGCCATCCTGTAGCCGATCCAGCGCCCGGCGCACCTGCTCGGCGGCATTGTCCTGAACATGGCCCATATAAGCCCAGACGGTGTCCAGCCCGAAATGCGCCGCCATCCGCCGCAACTCCTGAGCGCCTTTTTCATTCGCGGCAATCTGCGCCTGCAAATCCGCCAGATTCTGTTGTGGGTTGCGCGCTGGCCACGGTCCGCCGCTCAGGCGTTCCAGCAATTCCCGTTCACGAAATCGACTACCGCTAACTAACAGAAAATGATCGAGCAGCACGCCTTCCTGGCCGATGGTTACGCTATCCGGCGGCATCGAGCCGGGAGTGATGCCGCCAATATCAGCATGGTGGCCGCGCGAGGCGATGTAGAACAGCAACTCCTGTCCAGCAGCGTCGAATACCGGGGTGATCACCGTAATATCCGGCAGATGCGTCCCCCCGTGGTAGGGCGCATTGCTGGCGTACACATCGCCGGGCTGGAATTGACCTTGTTTGGCTTGAATCACTGCCCGCACCGCTTCACCCATCGACCCCAGATGCACCGGAATATGCGGGGCGTTGGCGATCAGTTGTCCCTCTTGGTCAAACAGCGCACAGGAAAAATCCAGCCGCTCTTTGATATTGACCGAATGCGCGGTATTGGCTAGCGTCACCCCCATCTGCTCGGCAATCGCCATGAACAAATTATTGAACACTTCCAGCAAGATAGGATCGACCTCAGTACCTACGGCCACTCGCGCAGGGCGTGGCTGGCAACGGGTCAAAACCAGCGCGTTATGCGCCGTGACCTCAGCCTGCCAACCCGATGCGATGAACGTTGTCGCACCGGATTCGCTGAGGATGGCCGGGCCGGGAATGCGGCAGCCGGGCAATAAGTCAGCCCGCCCAACCCGCTCCCCGAATGCCTCTCCCGCCAGTGGGAGCGAGGCGTCGCCACCGCCAATCACTTCAACCGACAACGCTTCGACAATCAATCCCTTGTCAGGCATAAGGAAACCATAACGTTGCTGATGTGCCAATTCGAATCGGGTTTGCAATTCTTCTGCATTACCGGCGGCGATGCTCAAAGCGGTATCACTTCCGATATAACGTAGGCGGACAGTGCGAACCGCGTGTATCTGCTCCGCCGGAATGTCTTGCGCCTGCATATCGTTCCGGCCCGCTTGCTCCAGTTCCACAAAGACCGATTCCAGCGATGCCATTAATTCGACTGTCAACGGCGCTTCGATCGCACGTTCTTTCAACAAGCGTGCATCGGCCAAACCCATGCCGTAAGCAGACAGGACTCCTGCAAAAGGATGGATGAAAATCGCTGGCATCCCCAGCGCATCGGCGACTGCGCAAGCATGTTGTCCGCCCGCGCCGCCGAAGCAGCACAGCGTGTATTCGGTCACGTCGTAACCGCGCTGGGTGGAAATTTGCTTGATAGCATTGGCCATGTTTTCCACGGCGATCTGCAAAAAGCCTTCAGCCAACTCCGCCGGGGCATAGGTCTTACCGGTTGCGTTCTGCACTTCAATGGCCAATGCAGCGAACTGGCGCGTCACGATGTCCCGATCCAGCGGCTGGTTCTGCGCCGGGCCGAAAACGTGAGGAAAAAACTCCGGTTGAATCCGTCCCAGCAGGACATTGCAATCCGTGACGGTCAGCGGTCCACCGCGCCGGTAACAGGCTGGTCCCGGATCCGCGCCGGCGGATTCCGGGCCAACGCGCAACCGGCTGCCGTCAAAGCGGCAGATCGAACCGCCGCCCGCCGCCACAGTGTGAATATGCAACATCGGCGCGCGTAGTCTGACGCCAGCGACCTGAGTTTCAAACGTGCGTTCGTACTCACCGGCATAGTGCGCGACATCGGTGGAAGTGCCGCCCATGTCGAAGGTGATGATCCGGTCAAAACCGGCCTGGGCGGCGGTGCGGGCCGCGCCGACAATGCCGCCAGCGGGACCGGACAGGATGCTATCCTTGCCGTGGAAATGATGCGCATCCGCCAATCCACCGTGGGATTGCATGAACAGGAGGCGCGCGTTGCCCAGTTCACTGGCCACCCGGTCGACATAGCGGCGCAGGATCGGCGACAGGTAAGCGTCAACTACGGTCGTATCACCGCGCCCGACCAACTTCATGAGCGGACTGACCTGGTGGGAGACTGAGATTTGCGTGAAGCCGATTTCGCGGGCCAGCGCCGCCGCCTGTTCCTCATGCGCCGGATAGCGGTAGCCGTGCAGAAAGACGATAGCCACGGCGCGGATACCGGCTTGATAAGCGTTGCTCAGTGCTTCATGGGCGCCGGCGGGATCGAAAGGAATGATGACATCGCCGTAGGCTGAAACTCGCTCGTTGACTTCGGCGACTCGCTCATACAGCAACTCCGGCAGGACGATGTGGCGCGCGAACAATTGGGGCCGGTTCTGATAGCCAATGCGCAGCGCATCGCGGAATCCTCGCGTGGTCAAGAGCAACGTGCGGTCGCCCTTGCGCTCCAGCAGCGCATTGGTGGCAACCGTCGTACCCATTTTCACCACGGCGATACGTTCGGCGGGAATCGGCTGATCCGCCCGGATCTTGAGCAAGTCGCGAATGCCCTGCAACGCGGCGTCCGGGTAATGTTCCGGGTTATCCGATAACAGCTTGTGGGTGACCAGCCGGCCATCCGGACGGCGCGCAACGACATCGGTGAAGGTGCCGCCTCGGTCAATCCAGAACTGCCAGCGGGAAGTGGAAACAGTTTTGGGCATGGCAAGGCTCAATCATTCCATGTCGGGATCAAGTCCCAACGCGCGTAACCGTTCCGCCAACCGTTCCGCACGTTGGCGCTCCGTTTCGGCGCGCTGCGCCATTTCCACAAAGGTCTCAAAGCGCCGCCCATCAGGCCGATACAACATCAAGTCGGTCCCTTCCAGGCTAAACCGAATCCCTAACCGCCGACTGAGCCAGCCTTCCATTGGCGTAATTGGCTCCAGTCCTTTCTTGCGACGTAGCCAACCTTTGAGCGTCCCGCGATCCGGGTCGTACTCGTAAAAGAGTTGTTTTCCAGGTTGGAGTCGCTAAAACCGTCGCTGTCATCATCGGCCTCCATCGGTAAGGAGCCAAAGCTGGGTTGCTGACAACTTTAATATAGTTGATGTATACATGAATCACAGGTCAGCACATGAAGAGGGTCAAGCAGATCAATGGAAAGAAAACCATCAACACCAGGCTTTTAATCGTTGGCGCATGATATCCGGCGGCAATAGCGTCAGAATCCGCGCCAGTTCGGGGCCATGAGTCTCACCAGTCAACGCCGCCCGCAACGGCATAAACAGGTTTTTACCCTTTGCGCCGGTGCGCTGCTTCAGCGCTTCGGCCAGCGGTTGATAAGCAGCGCCATGTTCGGTATATGCGGCCAGCGCGTGCGTGAAAAAACCTGATCCCGCTGCGGCAATCACCGCCCGGCTATCCTCGCTCAAGGGCAATTCCTCACTGAACAAACGCTCTGCCCAGAAAGCGGCGTCGACCGGGAAACGAATATTGGGACGCACCGCAACCACAAAGTCATCCCGACAGGATAGCGGCACGCGCTCATGAACCGTTTCCCCCATCCACGCCCACAATCGTTCTGGCGCTGCAAATCGCACCGCCTCGGCTTGCCAGTGCAATAATTGCGCTTCATCGTAATGGACTGGCGCCCGTCCCAAATGCTCCACGGCGAACCCGGCAGCCAGTTCCGCGGGTTCCATCCAGGCATCCTGCTCATAACGGTGACCCAGCCGGGCCAGATAGTTCAGCAACGCCTCCGGCAGATAACCCGCCGCTCGCAATTCACGAATACTGAGATCGCCCTCGCGCTTGGACAGCGGCCCGCCATCCGATCCAACGATCAGCGCCATGTGTCCGTAATTTGGCGCTGGAAGCTCCAGCGCTTCCAGCAACAGCAGTTGACGCGGGGTATTGGTCAAATGATCCTCGCCGCGCAGCACATGCGTAACGCCCATCAGCGCATCATCGACAGCGTTCACGAAAAAGAACTGAGGACCTCCATCCGCCCGGCGGATGACAAAATCGCCAATATCGTCACTGGCGAAACGCTGGGGACCACGCACCAGATCGGTGAACTCGACAATCCGCCCTGCTGGCACCCGAAAGCGCAAAGTGGGCTGCACACCCCGTTCCCGTCGCGCCTGACGTTCGGCTTCATTCAACCGGGCGCAGGTTCCGGCATAACGCGGCGGCTTGCCGGCGGCCCGCTGCGCTTTACGGCTTAGCGCTAACTCCGCGGGCGTGCAAAAACAGGGATAGACCTGCTCTGCCTGATCCAATTGCTGATAGTACTCAGCATAAACCGTCGTCCGCTCCGACTGTGCATAAGGCGCATCGGGACCGCCGATTTCCGGCCCCTCCTGCCAGTCTAGACCCAGCCAGCGCAGATCATGCAGTAATCCTTCAATGTACTCAGGACGACTGCGTTCGCGGTCGGTATCTTCGATACGCAACACGAACCGGCCACTCGAATGCCGGGCCAGCAACGCGTTAAACAGAGCGGTGCGAACATTGCCCAGGTGCAGATAGCCGGTCGGGCTGGGGGCGAATCGCGTTTTAAGGGTGGTGGTCATTATGCAATTTTAAGTTTTATTTAATTTAATGATCAGCTTGATAGTAAAGCCCATCAGATTCAGCACAGGGAAGGCATAACTGAATTCTGTGAGACTGGGCAATGATGCGGCAAGATCGCCAAAATAAAAAGGCGGAGCCACTGCCCCGCCCGGTTGGATGCGCCTCGCCACGACGTGGTTACAATGCGCTGGGTCCGATTTCACCGGTGCGAATCCGGATCGCGCGCTCCAAGTCGTAGATAAAGATCTTGCCATCACCGATTTTGCCGGTGTTGGCCGTGGAGCAAATCGCTTCAACGACCTTATCCACCAGGCTGTCATCGACAGCGATTTCCAGTTTCACTTTCGGCAGAAAATCCACCACGTATTCAGCGCCCCGATACAACTCGGTGTGCCCCTTCTGGCGACCGAACCCCTTCACCTCGGTCACGGTGATGCCCTGTACCCCAATACCCGATAGCGCTTCCCGCACATCGTCCAGCTTGAATGGCTTAATAACCGCAGTGACTAGCTTCATCGATACCCTCTGGCGTTTCGCCTAACCTGAAAAGTTAAATTCTGAACGGGAATATAACCGAAATCCATGTCCATGCGCGATGTGGGGCGAATATCCAAGCTTAATAAGCCTGATATCCGCCCCCCACTATCACAGGTTGTAACCCCGCTCGTCGTGCAGGGCGATATCCAAACCTTCGGTTTCCTGTTCGTCCGTTACCCGGAGTCCAATCACTACATCCACGATCTTAAGCAGAATAAAGCTTACGATGGCAGTATAGACAAGAGTAAAGGTTGCACCCTTGAATTGGGCCAACAACTGATTACCCAACGTCATACCATCAGCCAGACCAATGCCGCCCATCATCTTATCTGCACACAGCCCCGTCAGGATCGCACCCAGATAACCACCTACGGCATGGACGCCGAAAGCATCCAATGAATCGTCATAACCCAGCGCCCGCTTCAACTTGGTGGCGGCTAAAAAACAAATTACGCCAGAAGCCAGACCAATTAACAGGGCCCCCATCGGTCCCGCCGTGCCCGAAGCCGGAGTAATCGCCACCAGACCGGCTACCGCGCCGGAAGCGATGCCCAATACGCTTGGCTTACCGTGCGTCATCCATTCTGCGAACATCCAGGCCAGGGCCGCCATGCCCGTCGCAATCTGGGTAACCGCCATCGCCATGCCGGCGCTGCCATTAGCGGCTAATGCGCTGCCCGCGTTAAACCCAAACCAGCCGACCCATAACATCGAAGCCCCCACGATCGTAAAATTGAGGTTGTGCGGCGGCATGGCAGTAGCTGGATAGCCCTTGCGTTTGCCTAGCACCAGACACGCCACTAGACCCGCGACGCCGGCATTGATATGCACGACCGTGCCGCCAGCAAAGTCAAGCACCCCCCAATGAC includes these proteins:
- a CDS encoding hydantoinase B/oxoprolinase family protein — its product is MPKTVSTSRWQFWIDRGGTFTDVVARRPDGRLVTHKLLSDNPEHYPDAALQGIRDLLKIRADQPIPAERIAVVKMGTTVATNALLERKGDRTLLLTTRGFRDALRIGYQNRPQLFARHIVLPELLYERVAEVNERVSAYGDVIIPFDPAGAHEALSNAYQAGIRAVAIVFLHGYRYPAHEEQAAALAREIGFTQISVSHQVSPLMKLVGRGDTTVVDAYLSPILRRYVDRVASELGNARLLFMQSHGGLADAHHFHGKDSILSGPAGGIVGAARTAAQAGFDRIITFDMGGTSTDVAHYAGEYERTFETQVAGVRLRAPMLHIHTVAAGGGSICRFDGSRLRVGPESAGADPGPACYRRGGPLTVTDCNVLLGRIQPEFFPHVFGPAQNQPLDRDIVTRQFAALAIEVQNATGKTYAPAELAEGFLQIAVENMANAIKQISTQRGYDVTEYTLCCFGGAGGQHACAVADALGMPAIFIHPFAGVLSAYGMGLADARLLKERAIEAPLTVELMASLESVFVELEQAGRNDMQAQDIPAEQIHAVRTVRLRYIGSDTALSIAAGNAEELQTRFELAHQQRYGFLMPDKGLIVEALSVEVIGGGDASLPLAGEAFGERVGRADLLPGCRIPGPAILSESGATTFIASGWQAEVTAHNALVLTRCQPRPARVAVGTEVDPILLEVFNNLFMAIAEQMGVTLANTAHSVNIKERLDFSCALFDQEGQLIANAPHIPVHLGSMGEAVRAVIQAKQGQFQPGDVYASNAPYHGGTHLPDITVITPVFDAAGQELLFYIASRGHHADIGGITPGSMPPDSVTIGQEGVLLDHFLLVSGSRFRERELLERLSGGPWPARNPQQNLADLQAQIAANEKGAQELRRMAAHFGLDTVWAYMGHVQDNAAEQVRRALDRLQDGAFTCEMDNGAVIRVAITLNREARSARIDFTGTSPQQTSNFNAPRAVCIAAVLYVFRTLVDDEIPLNAGCLRPLELIIPAGSLLDPRPPAAVVAGNVETSQCIVDALYGALGVMAAAQGTMNNFTFGNDRYQYYETICGGAGAGPGFTGASAVQTHMTNSRLTDPEVLEWRFPVRLEAFSIRRGSGGAGRWRGGDGVVRRIRFLEPMTAAILSGHRRIAPYGLNGGEPGQVGRNTVERVDGAVEVLPGTAQAAMQPGDVFVIETPGGGGWEAGEKVHSLSCRINTATGSSSIPAPSWALT
- a CDS encoding glutamate--tRNA ligase; amino-acid sequence: MMTTTLKTRFAPSPTGYLHLGNVRTALFNALLARHSSGRFVLRIEDTDRERSRPEYIEGLLHDLRWLGLDWQEGPEIGGPDAPYAQSERTTVYAEYYQQLDQAEQVYPCFCTPAELALSRKAQRAAGKPPRYAGTCARLNEAERQARRERGVQPTLRFRVPAGRIVEFTDLVRGPQRFASDDIGDFVIRRADGGPQFFFVNAVDDALMGVTHVLRGEDHLTNTPRQLLLLEALELPAPNYGHMALIVGSDGGPLSKREGDLSIRELRAAGYLPEALLNYLARLGHRYEQDAWMEPAELAAGFAVEHLGRAPVHYDEAQLLHWQAEAVRFAAPERLWAWMGETVHERVPLSCRDDFVVAVRPNIRFPVDAAFWAERLFSEELPLSEDSRAVIAAAGSGFFTHALAAYTEHGAAYQPLAEALKQRTGAKGKNLFMPLRAALTGETHGPELARILTLLPPDIMRQRLKAWC
- the glnK gene encoding P-II family nitrogen regulator; translation: MKLVTAVIKPFKLDDVREALSGIGVQGITVTEVKGFGRQKGHTELYRGAEYVVDFLPKVKLEIAVDDSLVDKVVEAICSTANTGKIGDGKIFIYDLERAIRIRTGEIGPSAL
- a CDS encoding ammonium transporter produces the protein MQVVKNAGWLALLATLAPTLALAQEATPTLSSGDTAWMLTSTALVLFMTIPGLSLFYAGMVRAKNVLSVMMQCFAITALVTVLWTLYGYSLAFDTTGMVADTINLNSFVGTLSKAFLSGVAVDSLSGTIPETVFMVFQMTFAIITPALIVGAFAERMKFSALLLFMALWLTVVYLPIAHMVWGGAGSLIGSHWGVLDFAGGTVVHINAGVAGLVACLVLGKRKGYPATAMPPHNLNFTIVGASMLWVGWFGFNAGSALAANGSAGMAMAVTQIATGMAALAWMFAEWMTHGKPSVLGIASGAVAGLVAITPASGTAGPMGALLIGLASGVICFLAATKLKRALGYDDSLDAFGVHAVGGYLGAILTGLCADKMMGGIGLADGMTLGNQLLAQFKGATFTLVYTAIVSFILLKIVDVVIGLRVTDEQETEGLDIALHDERGYNL